The Pseudomonas sp. FP2309 genome has a window encoding:
- a CDS encoding GNAT family N-acetyltransferase: MFSLTRYTTPCPEPINGQILQLVVDNLTDISSVALPPSNLLYNIYQYAIGFEVHLYLEALNGEKGIAVELIVATDAQDAGKVLGFVLCLPVKDDPEACGIAFMAVQAASRRRGVARAMLQDVLARYPHAELACSVEKVRAFEAMGFKVRGARGTQVLMNTRDYGTDGLMGVLDVAAIYSSLEVRQIHTYLLQKHGKRAMVDAEKQRDRHLDQLARKVQLFVSGGRD, translated from the coding sequence ATGTTCAGCCTTACCCGCTACACCACGCCGTGCCCCGAGCCGATCAATGGCCAGATCCTGCAGTTGGTGGTGGACAACCTCACCGACATCAGCAGCGTGGCGCTGCCGCCGAGCAACCTGCTCTACAACATCTACCAGTACGCGATTGGCTTTGAGGTGCACCTGTACCTGGAAGCGCTCAATGGCGAGAAAGGCATCGCGGTCGAACTGATTGTCGCCACCGATGCGCAGGATGCCGGGAAGGTCCTCGGCTTTGTGTTGTGCTTGCCGGTCAAGGACGATCCCGAGGCGTGCGGCATCGCGTTCATGGCGGTGCAGGCGGCCTCGCGTCGCCGGGGTGTGGCACGGGCCATGTTGCAGGACGTGTTGGCGCGCTATCCCCATGCCGAGCTGGCCTGCTCCGTGGAAAAGGTCCGCGCGTTCGAGGCCATGGGCTTTAAAGTGCGCGGCGCACGCGGCACCCAAGTGCTGATGAACACCCGCGACTACGGCACCGATGGCCTGATGGGCGTGCTGGATGTGGCCGCGATCTACAGCTCCCTGGAAGTCCGGCAGATTCACACCTACCTGCTGCAAAAACACGGCAAGCGCGCCATGGTCGATGCAGAGAAGCAACGCGATCGGCACCTGGATCAGTTGGCGCGCAAGGTCCAGCTGTTCGTCAGCGGCGGCCGCGATTAA
- the nudC gene encoding NAD(+) diphosphatase has translation MTPGWITTTLLDTDTPGGWAVARSRDGFLHDDNGPLFPREWLKRQDLSVFAEHGIGHLDGEPVYLLELNAASDVQGCSWQGLRGFMLQGDHTLYKVLGYAAQIGTWAREHRFCGSCGQAMVQVPRERAMYCQACDLRSYPRISPSMIVLVTRGDEILLARSPRFVTGVYSTLAGFAEPGESAEDCLIREVREEVQVEVKNIQYMGSQCWPFPHSMMLGFHAEYAGGDIVPQADEIEDAQWFNIHDLPPLPASRSIARYLIDLYLARRLGHAEPVLPG, from the coding sequence ATGACCCCAGGCTGGATTACCACAACGCTGCTGGACACTGACACCCCCGGCGGCTGGGCCGTCGCCCGCAGCCGCGACGGCTTTTTGCATGACGACAATGGTCCGCTGTTTCCCCGGGAATGGCTCAAGCGCCAGGACCTGTCGGTGTTTGCCGAACACGGCATCGGCCACCTCGATGGCGAACCGGTGTACCTGCTGGAACTCAATGCGGCGAGTGACGTGCAGGGCTGCAGTTGGCAGGGCCTGCGCGGCTTCATGCTGCAGGGCGATCACACCCTGTACAAAGTGCTCGGGTATGCGGCGCAGATCGGCACGTGGGCACGTGAGCATCGGTTTTGCGGCAGTTGCGGCCAGGCCATGGTCCAGGTGCCTCGGGAACGCGCCATGTACTGCCAGGCCTGTGACCTGCGCAGCTACCCGCGGATTTCGCCGAGCATGATCGTGCTGGTGACCCGTGGTGACGAGATTCTGCTGGCGCGTTCACCGCGGTTTGTCACAGGGGTGTACAGCACGCTGGCGGGGTTTGCCGAGCCGGGTGAGTCGGCCGAAGACTGCCTGATCCGTGAAGTGCGCGAGGAAGTGCAGGTGGAGGTCAAGAACATCCAGTACATGGGCAGCCAGTGCTGGCCGTTCCCTCATTCGATGATGCTGGGGTTCCATGCCGAATACGCCGGGGGCGATATCGTGCCCCAGGCCGACGAGATCGAAGACGCGCAGTGGTTCAACATCCATGACCTGCCGCCGCTGCCGGCGTCGCGCTCCATTGCGCGTTACCTGATCGACCTCTACCTGGCCCGTCGCTTAGGCCACGCTGAACCAGTGCTGCCAGGCTAG
- a CDS encoding crotonase/enoyl-CoA hydratase family protein — MSKYQAFVVELTGNVAHVQINRPEKINAMNAAFWTEIIDIFQWVEDTDAVRAVVLSGAGKHFSSGIDLMMLASVANDFGKDVGRNARLLRRKILELQASFNAVDQCRKPVLAAIQGYCIGGAIDLISACDMRYAAEDALFSIKEIDIGMAADVGTLQRLPRIIGDGMLRELAYTGRQFGAEEARSIGLVNRLYPDPASLLAGVLEIAHDIAAKSPIAVTGTKAMISYMRDHTINDGLEYVATWNSAMLQSNDLRVAIAAHMSKQKPEFVD; from the coding sequence ATGTCCAAATACCAAGCTTTCGTCGTCGAACTCACCGGCAACGTTGCCCATGTGCAGATCAACCGCCCGGAAAAAATCAACGCGATGAACGCCGCGTTCTGGACCGAAATCATCGACATCTTCCAATGGGTCGAAGACACCGATGCGGTGCGCGCGGTCGTGCTCAGCGGCGCCGGCAAGCATTTTTCCTCGGGCATCGACCTGATGATGCTGGCGTCGGTGGCCAACGACTTCGGCAAGGACGTGGGCCGCAACGCACGCTTGTTGCGGCGCAAGATCCTCGAGCTGCAAGCCTCGTTCAACGCTGTGGACCAATGCCGCAAGCCGGTGCTGGCGGCGATCCAGGGCTACTGCATCGGCGGCGCCATCGACCTGATCAGCGCCTGTGACATGCGTTACGCCGCCGAGGATGCGCTGTTTTCCATCAAGGAAATCGACATCGGCATGGCCGCCGACGTCGGCACCCTGCAACGCCTGCCGCGGATTATCGGCGACGGTATGCTGCGCGAGCTGGCGTACACCGGCCGCCAGTTCGGCGCCGAAGAAGCGCGCAGCATCGGCCTGGTCAATCGGCTGTACCCGGACCCTGCCAGCCTGTTGGCAGGGGTGCTGGAGATTGCCCATGACATCGCCGCCAAATCACCGATCGCCGTGACCGGCACCAAGGCCATGATCAGCTACATGCGTGACCATACGATCAATGATGGCCTGGAATACGTTGCCACCTGGAACTCGGCTATGTTGCAATCCAACGACCTGCGTGTGGCCATCGCGGCCCACATGAGCAAGCAGAAACCCGAATTCGTGGATTGA
- a CDS encoding CAP domain-containing protein has protein sequence MRVLSLMMGLTTLAASTVFCASAMANEESQLVQQINEYRSQVQRCGDQGSQELPPLASDTRLVLPASNVGDLQQALARAAYPMVNVQAISLSGPKDAQAAMKAVRESFCRVVLDPQFVDIGVSNSGQDWRIVLARPLLSSGLGDWQTEGRKVLDLINTARAQPRQCGTQAFTATTPLSWNDSLADAANSHTRNMANGNFFDHLDHDGRTPGDRAELAGYIAKNIGENIAAGLDTPRRVVDGWLASPGHCANLMNPLFRELGAAYAMDPKSDAGIYWTGLFGTQ, from the coding sequence ATGCGCGTTCTGTCATTGATGATGGGTCTCACGACGCTGGCCGCCAGTACGGTGTTCTGCGCCAGCGCGATGGCGAATGAAGAAAGTCAGCTAGTCCAACAGATCAACGAATACCGCAGCCAGGTGCAACGCTGCGGTGACCAGGGTTCCCAGGAACTGCCGCCGCTGGCCAGCGACACACGGCTGGTGCTGCCGGCCAGTAACGTCGGCGATTTGCAGCAGGCCCTGGCGCGGGCGGCCTACCCGATGGTGAATGTACAGGCCATCAGCCTGTCGGGGCCCAAGGACGCCCAGGCCGCCATGAAGGCCGTGCGTGAAAGTTTCTGCCGGGTGGTGCTGGACCCGCAATTCGTCGACATCGGCGTAAGCAACAGCGGCCAGGACTGGCGCATCGTGCTGGCGCGTCCGCTGCTGTCCAGCGGACTGGGCGACTGGCAGACCGAAGGCAGGAAAGTGCTCGACCTGATCAATACCGCCCGCGCTCAACCGCGTCAGTGCGGTACCCAGGCGTTTACGGCGACCACACCGTTGTCGTGGAACGATAGCCTGGCCGATGCCGCCAACAGCCACACGCGCAACATGGCCAACGGTAATTTCTTCGACCACCTCGACCATGACGGCCGCACCCCCGGCGACCGTGCGGAGCTGGCGGGGTACATCGCGAAGAACATCGGTGAAAACATCGCCGCCGGCCTGGATACCCCGCGCAGGGTGGTCGATGGCTGGCTCGCCAGCCCCGGCCATTGCGCCAACCTCATGAACCCGCTATTTCGCGAGTTGGGCGCCGCCTATGCGATGGACCCAAAGAGTGACGCCGGGATCTACTGGACGGGCTTGTTCGGCACGCAATGA
- a CDS encoding UPF0149 family protein, whose product MHTQPLAAAEFDFIDDTLLKYGDDHSVLNLAELDGYFTALVSSPKQVDVAEWFPAIWGGQNPEWSNMDDAQRFLELCVRHMNTLAAQLAGNAQGFKALFDEKEHQGQSVTLAEEWCFGYIRGAAIGNWPELSAEHAANLEKISWCAEQDNFELPVDLDVAAHQRRVSEIEPAARALHDYWLSQR is encoded by the coding sequence ATGCACACCCAACCCCTCGCCGCCGCCGAATTCGACTTTATCGACGACACGCTGCTCAAGTACGGCGATGACCATTCGGTGCTCAACCTGGCCGAGCTCGATGGTTACTTCACGGCCCTGGTGTCCAGCCCCAAACAGGTCGACGTCGCCGAATGGTTCCCCGCCATCTGGGGCGGGCAGAACCCCGAGTGGAGCAACATGGATGACGCGCAGCGGTTCCTCGAACTCTGTGTGCGCCATATGAACACCCTCGCCGCGCAACTGGCCGGTAATGCCCAGGGTTTCAAGGCATTGTTCGACGAGAAAGAGCATCAGGGCCAATCGGTGACCCTCGCCGAAGAATGGTGCTTCGGCTATATCCGTGGCGCCGCTATCGGCAACTGGCCTGAACTGTCGGCCGAACACGCGGCGAATCTGGAGAAAATCTCCTGGTGTGCCGAGCAGGACAATTTCGAATTGCCCGTGGACCTGGACGTAGCCGCCCATCAGCGGCGTGTCAGCGAGATCGAGCCGGCGGCGCGGGCGCTGCATGATTACTGGCTGAGCCAGCGCTAA
- a CDS encoding LysR family transcriptional regulator, translated as MPDLNLLLTLDVLLAEGSVAGAARRLGLSASAMSRALARLRETTGDPLLVRAGRGLVATPRAMALREQVSRLVQEAQAVLRPAQSLDMAQVERTFTLRASEEFVELIGPALLARIAREAPGVRLRFINKTDKDSALLRDGRVDLETGVVDPDASPEVLTQALFRDRLVGVVREGHPLSRGEISAQRFAEGQHVYVSRRGQDRGQIDDALEAHGLARRIGSIVSGFSTAIALARDTDLIACVPERYTANRRDLFCFTLPLSLPSFSVAMLWHPRLDADLAHRWLRGCLREVCGQ; from the coding sequence ATGCCCGATCTTAATTTGTTGCTCACGCTGGACGTGCTGCTCGCCGAAGGCAGCGTCGCCGGCGCGGCCAGGCGTTTGGGCCTGAGTGCTTCGGCCATGAGCCGTGCCCTGGCGCGCCTGCGCGAAACCACCGGCGACCCGCTGCTGGTGCGTGCCGGTCGCGGCCTGGTGGCTACGCCGAGGGCGATGGCGCTGCGCGAACAGGTCAGCCGTCTGGTGCAGGAGGCTCAGGCCGTATTGCGCCCGGCGCAATCGCTGGACATGGCGCAGGTGGAACGCACCTTCACCCTGCGCGCCAGTGAGGAGTTCGTTGAGCTCATCGGCCCCGCGTTGCTGGCGCGCATCGCCCGCGAGGCTCCCGGTGTGCGTTTGCGTTTCATCAACAAGACCGACAAGGACAGCGCGCTGCTACGTGACGGACGCGTGGACCTGGAAACCGGTGTGGTCGACCCCGACGCCAGCCCCGAAGTCCTGACCCAGGCACTGTTTCGCGACCGCTTGGTGGGCGTGGTACGCGAAGGCCATCCCTTGAGCCGTGGCGAGATCAGCGCCCAACGCTTTGCCGAGGGCCAGCACGTCTACGTTTCCCGGCGCGGGCAAGACCGTGGTCAGATTGATGACGCGCTCGAGGCCCACGGCCTGGCCCGCCGCATCGGCAGTATCGTCAGCGGTTTCTCCACTGCCATCGCCCTGGCCCGCGACACCGACCTGATCGCCTGCGTGCCCGAACGTTACACCGCCAACCGCCGCGATCTGTTCTGCTTTACCCTGCCACTGAGCTTGCCGAGCTTCAGTGTGGCGATGCTCTGGCACCCGCGGTTGGATGCGGATCTGGCCCACCGCTGGCTGCGCGGGTGCCTGCGTGAGGTCTGCGGGCAATAA
- a CDS encoding GAF domain-containing protein has product MMNWLQSSSDMAERVRQHDWASTPLGPLEQWPDVLKTTVALCFASSFPKAIIWGPNLITLYNDAFIPILGDKPYALGRPFSEVWSEVWDDISPICDAAFQGHATYIENFPLVIERGHAPEQAYFTFCYSPIRDPQGRVVGMLDTVTETTATVFLTRRLAVLDTISNAVANAADAEAIMTSTTRLLAEHLQVSNCAYADMDADEDGFTIRDNWTAPGSPSIIGRYRLADFGAMAVDYLRAGEPLVINDNLLELPPAESANFQALGVTATLCMPLIKNGRLTALMAVHDKTARSWSPYDLALLREVTERSWAHIERVRADADVRKGLAAYAELNTTLEQRVEERTLALAQAEAALRQSQKLEAIGQLTGGVAHDFNNLLTIIRSSVDFLRQPGLSEERRQRYMSAVSDTVERASKLTSQLLAFARRQPLNPEVFDVGQRVQNIGEMLESVTGARIHVQVHLPPHACFARVDSSQFETALINIALNARDAMGGQGTLTLRVAGQQPLPSIRGDAGSRQPHIAVSLADTGQGIAADTVERIFEPFFTTKAVGKGTGLGLSQVFGFAKQSGGNIDVTSTPGQGSVFTLYLPQVEAQSSLPQSPQDTPLTTPDTTQCHVLIVEDNLEVGRFASQILQDLGYQTTWATDAEQALTLAGQDAMAFDVIFSDVVMPGITGVAMAKLLRQRRPDLPVVLTSGYSDELADSGYEGFEFLAKPYSAEQVSRVLIKAMLKD; this is encoded by the coding sequence ATGATGAATTGGCTGCAAAGCAGCAGCGATATGGCTGAGCGGGTGCGTCAGCATGATTGGGCCAGTACGCCCCTGGGGCCACTGGAACAGTGGCCGGATGTTCTCAAGACCACCGTAGCGCTGTGTTTCGCTTCAAGTTTCCCGAAGGCAATCATTTGGGGGCCCAATCTGATAACGCTGTACAACGACGCGTTTATCCCGATCCTGGGCGATAAGCCCTACGCCCTTGGCCGCCCATTCAGTGAAGTGTGGAGCGAGGTGTGGGACGACATCAGCCCCATTTGCGACGCTGCCTTCCAGGGCCACGCGACCTATATCGAAAATTTCCCGCTGGTCATCGAGCGGGGCCATGCGCCGGAGCAGGCCTACTTCACTTTCTGCTACAGCCCGATCCGCGACCCTCAGGGCCGCGTGGTGGGCATGCTGGATACCGTGACCGAAACCACCGCCACGGTGTTTCTCACCCGCCGTCTGGCAGTGCTGGACACCATCAGCAACGCCGTGGCCAACGCCGCCGATGCCGAAGCGATCATGACCAGCACCACCCGATTGCTGGCCGAGCACCTGCAGGTGAGCAATTGCGCCTACGCCGACATGGACGCCGATGAAGACGGTTTCACTATTCGCGACAATTGGACGGCGCCCGGCTCACCGAGCATCATCGGCCGCTACCGCCTGGCGGACTTCGGTGCGATGGCCGTCGACTACTTGCGCGCCGGCGAGCCCTTGGTGATCAACGATAACCTGCTCGAATTGCCGCCGGCGGAATCCGCCAACTTCCAGGCCCTGGGCGTCACCGCAACCCTGTGCATGCCTCTGATCAAAAACGGCCGACTGACCGCATTGATGGCCGTGCACGACAAAACAGCGCGATCCTGGTCACCCTACGACCTGGCCTTGCTGCGCGAAGTCACCGAACGTTCCTGGGCGCATATCGAACGGGTACGCGCCGATGCCGACGTGCGTAAAGGCCTCGCAGCCTATGCCGAGCTCAACACCACCCTCGAGCAGCGGGTAGAAGAGCGCACGCTCGCACTGGCCCAGGCCGAAGCGGCGCTGCGCCAGTCGCAAAAACTCGAAGCCATTGGCCAACTGACCGGCGGCGTGGCCCATGACTTCAACAACCTGCTCACGATCATTCGCTCATCGGTGGATTTCCTGCGCCAACCCGGCCTCTCGGAAGAACGCCGTCAACGGTATATGAGCGCGGTGTCCGACACCGTCGAGCGGGCCAGTAAACTCACCAGTCAATTGCTCGCGTTTGCCCGTCGCCAACCGCTCAACCCGGAAGTCTTCGACGTGGGCCAGCGCGTGCAGAACATCGGCGAGATGCTCGAAAGTGTCACCGGCGCGCGTATTCATGTACAGGTCCACCTGCCGCCACATGCTTGCTTTGCACGTGTCGACTCCAGCCAGTTCGAAACCGCGCTGATCAACATCGCGCTCAATGCGCGGGACGCAATGGGCGGCCAGGGCACGCTGACACTGCGAGTGGCCGGCCAACAGCCGCTGCCCAGCATCCGCGGCGACGCAGGCTCCCGCCAGCCGCACATCGCGGTCTCGCTGGCCGATACCGGGCAGGGCATTGCAGCGGACACCGTTGAACGCATCTTCGAACCGTTCTTCACCACAAAAGCCGTGGGCAAAGGCACCGGCCTGGGTCTGTCGCAAGTGTTCGGGTTCGCCAAGCAGTCCGGCGGTAACATCGACGTGACCAGCACACCCGGGCAAGGCAGCGTGTTCACCTTGTACCTGCCGCAAGTCGAAGCTCAATCCTCGCTGCCGCAGAGCCCCCAGGACACCCCTCTTACAACTCCGGACACCACGCAGTGCCACGTACTGATCGTGGAGGACAACCTGGAAGTCGGGCGTTTTGCCAGCCAGATCCTCCAAGACCTGGGCTACCAGACCACCTGGGCGACGGACGCCGAGCAGGCGCTGACCCTTGCAGGCCAGGATGCCATGGCCTTTGATGTGATTTTCTCGGACGTGGTGATGCCCGGCATCACCGGCGTGGCGATGGCCAAACTGCTGCGCCAGCGACGGCCGGATTTACCGGTGGTGCTCACCTCGGGCTACAGCGATGAGTTGGCCGACAGTGGTTACGAAGGGTTCGAATTTCTGGCCAAGCCCTACTCTGCCGAGCAGGTCTCGCGCGTGTTGATCAAGGCCATGCTCAAGGACTGA
- a CDS encoding NAD(P)H-dependent oxidoreductase encodes MHALIVVAHHDPQSLTHAIAAQVAAGLEASGHTYEIADLAAEGFDPRYSAADHRVHRHGAAPPADVRAEQARVDRADALVLAFPIYWWSLPGLLKGWIDRVFVNGWAIEYGPDTPVTKKLRHLQVHLLALGGADDSAFERHGYATAMRTQIDHGIFDYCGAKVVTSQLLLDSEGGAAHGHLNTAHAVGRKVFAAETVVG; translated from the coding sequence ATGCACGCACTGATCGTTGTCGCTCATCACGACCCGCAATCGCTCACCCATGCAATTGCCGCGCAAGTCGCCGCTGGCCTTGAGGCAAGCGGCCACACTTATGAGATCGCCGACCTCGCCGCCGAAGGATTTGACCCGCGTTACAGCGCCGCCGACCATCGGGTACACCGCCACGGCGCCGCGCCACCGGCCGATGTGCGGGCTGAACAAGCGCGCGTGGATCGGGCCGATGCGCTGGTGCTGGCATTTCCCATCTACTGGTGGTCACTGCCTGGGCTGCTCAAAGGCTGGATAGACCGCGTGTTCGTCAACGGCTGGGCAATCGAATATGGCCCCGATACCCCGGTGACGAAAAAACTGCGGCACTTGCAGGTGCACCTGCTGGCCCTCGGCGGGGCGGATGACAGTGCGTTTGAGCGCCACGGCTACGCCACGGCGATGCGCACGCAGATCGACCACGGCATTTTTGATTATTGCGGGGCGAAAGTGGTGACGTCCCAGTTGTTGCTGGATTCGGAAGGCGGCGCGGCGCACGGGCATCTGAACACGGCCCATGCGGTGGGCCGCAAGGTGTTTGCGGCTGAGACGGTCGTCGGTTGA
- a CDS encoding MFS transporter, whose product MPFSSRGSLASLSLSMLLASLGTSIANVGLPSLALAFDTSFQAVQWVVLSYLLAITAVIVSAGRLGDRLGRRRLLLGGLLLFALASGVCAMAPSLTALIAARALQGLGAASMMAMALGMVGDTVTRERTGRVMGLLGTMSAVGTAMGPSLGGVLLSLWGWRALFAVGMPLGLLVFALAWRYLPADQPRTPLVSGFWTPLRDVSLRVGLTMSALVAAVIMATFVVGPFYLSRGLGLAPEWMGLVMAVGPCVAAATGVPAGRLTDRLGSRRMTRTGLGVLLCGALLLALTSGLVAYVIALVVLTTGYSLFQAANNTAVMSDVPAPRRGTVSGLLNLSRNLGLIGGASALGAVFAWATPGVTHASAQSVTFGLHATFAVAGGLILVTTAMAWGHNVAVNDTCRPR is encoded by the coding sequence ATGCCCTTCTCCTCACGCGGTAGCCTCGCCAGCCTGTCGTTGTCCATGTTGCTGGCATCCCTGGGCACCAGCATCGCCAATGTCGGCCTGCCAAGCCTGGCGCTGGCATTCGACACGTCTTTTCAGGCGGTGCAGTGGGTGGTGCTCAGTTATTTGCTGGCGATCACTGCGGTCATCGTCAGTGCAGGCCGACTGGGTGATCGCCTGGGGCGCCGTCGGCTGTTGCTGGGCGGGTTGCTGCTGTTCGCGCTGGCAAGCGGCGTGTGCGCAATGGCGCCATCCCTCACTGCACTGATCGCCGCTCGGGCGCTGCAAGGCCTCGGCGCCGCGAGCATGATGGCCATGGCCCTGGGCATGGTCGGCGATACCGTCACCCGGGAACGCACCGGCCGGGTGATGGGCTTGCTCGGCACGATGTCGGCCGTCGGCACCGCCATGGGGCCCAGCCTGGGCGGCGTGCTGCTCAGCCTGTGGGGGTGGCGCGCGCTGTTTGCGGTGGGTATGCCGCTGGGGCTGTTGGTGTTTGCGCTGGCCTGGCGGTACTTGCCCGCCGATCAACCGCGCACGCCGCTCGTGTCAGGCTTCTGGACTCCCCTGCGCGACGTTTCACTGCGCGTAGGCCTGACCATGAGCGCCTTGGTCGCCGCCGTGATCATGGCCACGTTCGTCGTCGGGCCGTTTTACCTCTCACGCGGCCTGGGCCTGGCCCCTGAATGGATGGGCCTGGTCATGGCCGTCGGCCCCTGCGTCGCGGCCGCCACCGGCGTACCGGCAGGCCGCCTCACCGACCGCCTCGGCAGCCGGCGCATGACCCGCACGGGGCTGGGCGTGTTGCTGTGTGGCGCCCTGCTGCTGGCGCTGACGTCAGGGTTGGTGGCCTACGTGATTGCGCTGGTCGTCCTGACAACCGGTTACAGCCTGTTCCAGGCCGCCAACAATACGGCGGTGATGAGTGACGTGCCGGCGCCGCGCCGGGGAACAGTCTCGGGGCTGTTGAACTTGTCACGCAACCTCGGCCTGATCGGCGGTGCCTCGGCCTTGGGCGCAGTGTTCGCCTGGGCCACGCCCGGTGTCACCCACGCCAGCGCGCAATCGGTCACGTTTGGCCTGCACGCCACGTTTGCCGTGGCGGGAGGGTTGATCCTGGTGACCACGGCGATGGCATGGGGCCACAACGTTGCTGTAAACGACACCTGCAGGCCCCGTTGA
- a CDS encoding 3-phosphoshikimate 1-carboxyvinyltransferase, with translation MSSQKTVTVTPPTFPLNGKVAPPGSKSITNRALLLAALAKGTSRLSGALKSDDTRHMSVALRQMGVTIDEPDDTTFVVTGSGKLHLPAQPLFLGNAGTAMRFLTAAVATVDGTVVLDGDDYMRKRPIGPLLATLGQNGIRVDSPTGCPPVTVHGAGKVQARRFEIDGGLSSQYVSALLMLAACGEAPIEVALTGKDIGARGYVDLTLDCMRAFGAQVEEVDDTTWRVAATGYTAHDYLIEPDASAATYLWAAEVLTGGRIDIGVAAQDFTQPDAKAQAVIAQFPNMQATVVGSQMQDAIPTLAVLAAFNNTPVRFTELANLRVKECDRVQALHDGLNEIRPGLATIEGDDLLVAADPGLAGTSCNALIDTHADHRIAMCFALAGLKVSGIRIQDPDCVAKTYPEYWKALGSLGVTLSY, from the coding sequence TTGAGTTCGCAGAAAACCGTGACCGTTACACCGCCCACTTTCCCCCTCAATGGCAAGGTCGCGCCTCCCGGCTCCAAATCCATTACCAACCGCGCCCTGCTGCTGGCCGCGCTGGCCAAGGGCACCAGCCGCCTGAGCGGCGCGCTGAAAAGCGACGACACCCGGCACATGTCGGTCGCGTTGCGCCAGATGGGCGTGACCATCGATGAGCCGGATGACACCACCTTTGTCGTCACTGGCTCCGGCAAGCTGCACTTACCTGCCCAACCGCTGTTCCTCGGCAATGCCGGCACCGCCATGCGCTTTCTCACCGCCGCCGTGGCCACCGTCGACGGCACCGTGGTGCTCGATGGCGATGACTACATGCGCAAGCGCCCGATCGGCCCATTGTTGGCCACCCTCGGCCAGAACGGTATCCGGGTCGACAGCCCAACCGGCTGCCCACCGGTGACCGTGCACGGCGCGGGCAAGGTCCAGGCCAGGCGCTTTGAGATCGACGGCGGCTTGTCCAGCCAGTACGTTTCGGCCCTGCTGATGCTGGCAGCCTGCGGCGAGGCGCCGATAGAAGTGGCCCTGACCGGCAAGGACATTGGTGCCCGTGGCTACGTGGACCTGACCCTCGATTGCATGCGGGCCTTCGGCGCACAGGTCGAGGAGGTCGACGACACCACCTGGCGTGTGGCCGCTACCGGCTACACCGCCCATGACTACCTGATCGAACCGGACGCCTCCGCCGCCACGTACCTGTGGGCTGCTGAAGTGTTGACCGGCGGGCGCATCGACATCGGCGTGGCCGCGCAGGACTTCACCCAACCCGATGCCAAGGCCCAGGCAGTGATCGCCCAGTTCCCGAACATGCAGGCCACAGTCGTCGGCTCGCAAATGCAGGACGCCATCCCAACCCTGGCGGTGCTGGCAGCGTTCAACAACACCCCGGTGCGCTTCACCGAACTGGCCAACCTGCGGGTCAAGGAATGCGACCGCGTGCAGGCGCTGCACGATGGCCTCAATGAGATTCGCCCAGGCCTGGCCACCATCGAAGGCGATGATCTGCTGGTCGCCGCCGACCCTGGGCTGGCGGGTACGTCGTGCAACGCACTGATCGACACCCACGCCGACCACCGCATCGCCATGTGCTTTGCTCTGGCCGGTTTGAAAGTGTCGGGCATCCGCATTCAGGACCCGGACTGCGTGGCCAAGACCTATCCTGAATACTGGAAGGCCTTGGGCAGCCTTGGGGTAACGCTCAGCTACTGA
- a CDS encoding TetR/AcrR family transcriptional regulator — protein MSSPESPAPRRRLSREDRLRQLLDVAWQLVREEGTDALTLGRLAELAGVTKPVVYDHFVTRAGLLAALYEDFDGRQNQVFSDAIEASAATLDERAWVIAASYVDCVLLQGREIPGVTAALSGSPELESLKRKYEAIFLDKCRDALAPFAPTGTVSQAGLRAMLGAAEALSHAAANGELSREEAQQELLATILGMVNRGRR, from the coding sequence ATGTCAAGCCCTGAATCCCCTGCCCCGCGTCGTCGTTTGTCCCGAGAAGATCGCCTGCGCCAGTTGCTCGATGTCGCCTGGCAACTGGTGCGCGAGGAAGGCACCGATGCCCTGACCCTGGGTCGCCTGGCGGAACTGGCGGGCGTGACCAAGCCGGTGGTCTACGACCATTTCGTCACCCGCGCGGGTTTGCTGGCGGCGTTGTACGAGGATTTCGACGGGCGTCAGAATCAGGTGTTCAGCGACGCCATCGAAGCCAGCGCCGCGACACTGGATGAGCGCGCCTGGGTGATCGCCGCGTCGTACGTCGATTGCGTGTTACTGCAGGGACGGGAAATACCGGGGGTGACGGCCGCGCTGAGCGGTTCGCCGGAATTGGAAAGCCTCAAGCGCAAATACGAGGCGATCTTCCTCGATAAATGCCGCGACGCGCTGGCGCCCTTCGCGCCCACGGGCACGGTGTCTCAAGCCGGCTTGCGCGCCATGCTCGGCGCCGCGGAAGCCCTGTCCCACGCGGCGGCCAACGGCGAGCTCAGTCGTGAAGAGGCGCAGCAGGAGTTGCTGGCCACCATTCTGGGGATGGTTAATCGCGGCCGCCGCTGA